Proteins from one Fusobacterium perfoetens genomic window:
- a CDS encoding sensor histidine kinase, which yields MLSNIYKETEKNILKEDTLLVKLVAHGKPFEEYDELFKDTNIRFTIIDYQGKVYFDSKQPNQEVMDNHSGRQEVLSAIYGNSGFAIRKSKTLGSYYAYYATKYKLSPEDKYIIRISEDYTEKMEQIKTVAWILSLFFIFLNFVSYFFYKNYLKRDLENKIKIMKGFLESGELERKIFYGREEKWLYEFWEILEEWQKNNLDNIAKLDFEKKILDLIISSVDAFIGLIDNNGNFVLKNNSLNHLLIIDSQKYTESFKYIEIITLIKNSITLKKDIRKEVYVNGIKEYFLISVKYIKKNDQFLVTIKDITSTRRTVEIQKNFISNVSHELKTPLTNIKGYLIALEDAPKEIRLRFLNIINNNVEKLENIVLDFLNISKIESSKILQVVPVEPKLIEDQIRESLFGIIKRKKAELNFNWNLLEINQGMINTDKEKLIMILKNLIENGIIYNTSDVPSIKVDITEEKSKYLFSVKDNGIGIPQDKLKKVFERFYRVDKARTSNMGGTGLGLAIVKELVEQFGGEIVIESSEHEGSNFRFYFLK from the coding sequence AGAGGATACACTTCTTGTAAAACTTGTAGCTCACGGAAAACCTTTTGAAGAGTATGACGAGCTTTTTAAAGATACAAATATAAGATTTACTATTATAGACTATCAAGGTAAAGTTTATTTTGACTCAAAGCAACCTAATCAAGAGGTTATGGACAACCATTCTGGTAGACAAGAAGTTTTATCAGCTATCTATGGAAATAGTGGATTTGCTATAAGAAAAAGTAAAACTTTAGGTAGCTATTATGCTTATTATGCTACAAAATACAAGCTTTCACCAGAAGATAAATATATTATAAGAATTTCTGAAGATTATACTGAAAAAATGGAGCAGATAAAAACTGTTGCTTGGATTTTAAGTCTGTTCTTTATATTCCTAAATTTTGTAAGTTATTTTTTCTATAAAAACTATCTAAAAAGAGATTTGGAAAATAAGATAAAAATAATGAAAGGTTTCTTAGAAAGTGGAGAGCTTGAAAGAAAGATTTTCTATGGTAGAGAGGAAAAATGGCTATATGAGTTTTGGGAAATCCTAGAAGAGTGGCAAAAAAATAATCTTGATAATATAGCAAAACTTGATTTTGAAAAGAAAATTTTGGATTTGATTATATCATCAGTTGATGCTTTTATAGGTCTTATTGACAACAATGGAAATTTTGTTTTAAAAAATAACTCCCTTAATCATCTATTGATTATCGACAGCCAAAAATATACTGAGAGTTTTAAATATATCGAGATAATAACCCTTATAAAAAATAGTATAACTCTTAAAAAAGATATTAGAAAAGAGGTATATGTAAACGGAATTAAAGAATATTTCTTAATCAGTGTAAAATATATTAAGAAAAATGACCAGTTCCTAGTAACAATAAAAGATATTACTAGCACAAGAAGAACTGTGGAAATTCAAAAGAATTTCATAAGTAATGTCAGTCACGAGCTTAAAACACCTCTTACTAATATAAAAGGATATCTGATTGCCCTTGAAGATGCTCCAAAAGAGATAAGACTTAGATTTTTAAATATTATCAATAACAATGTAGAAAAATTAGAAAATATAGTTTTAGATTTCCTTAATATCTCCAAGATAGAAAGCTCTAAAATTCTTCAAGTAGTTCCTGTAGAACCTAAACTTATAGAAGACCAAATTAGAGAATCTCTTTTTGGAATAATCAAAAGAAAAAAAGCAGAACTTAACTTCAATTGGAATCTTTTAGAGATAAATCAAGGTATGATAAATACTGATAAAGAAAAACTTATTATGATACTTAAAAACCTTATTGAAAATGGAATTATTTATAATACATCTGATGTCCCTTCTATTAAGGTGGATATTACAGAGGAAAAATCAAAATATCTATTCTCAGTAAAAGATAATGGTATCGGAATACCTCAGGATAAACTAAAAAAAGTATTCGAGAGATTTTATAGAGTTGATAAAGCTAGAACTAGTAATATGGGTGGTACAGGTCTTGGACTTGCCATTGTAAAAGAGCTTGTTGAACAATTTGGAGGAGAGATAGTTATTGAATCCTCTGAACACGAGGGAAGTAATTTTAGATTCTATTTCTTAAAATAA